One part of the Terrimicrobium sacchariphilum genome encodes these proteins:
- a CDS encoding MFS transporter, translating to MSEPARLDSNGAKPGDGAHSDGLLRCGSLTYTRKGLVVLFCWLLWGDFCFNLMETIVPSIIPLKLQSLGSANWLISLIMTTLPGVFNTTICPWVSFKSDRYRSRWGRRIPFILFTMPFLTASLLLIGFSDSLGGWLHRVFFSGSAISQGAVVIILLGVFVGMFDLFNMFVGSVYYYLYNDVVPEHYQSRFMGWSRLVGVATSTLYNFFIYKYALSHMREIYVGAALLYFFGFGLMCLKVREGSYPPVEEGGGGGFLADVRVFFRDCFSIPFYWLIFLGNMFAAIGATSGVFNVFFLQSLGLDLDQIGKSAAIAGALVAICLAFAGWLADKWHPVKVEAYVTAFSVLPLMMGLLWLFIDPPPGHILFWIIVGGSVFSALLTAVNAVVAMPRIMHLFPREQFGAFCGAQSMVRAAGTMIGGAGVGIFLDLVRRMVPESGMYFYRYAVVWQVFFALLTFAFCYAVFRRWRRLGGESGYVPPMQGQQASLASAPPSRPERASGGLMVPVILAWAGLCLMLAAYLVYFAWVAKDPHSAMICGAFLAAFIVSLWIFRRLMAFMERA from the coding sequence ATGAGTGAACCGGCTCGCTTGGATTCCAACGGCGCAAAGCCGGGCGATGGGGCGCATTCCGATGGTCTTTTGCGGTGTGGAAGCCTCACCTACACGCGGAAAGGACTGGTGGTTCTCTTCTGCTGGCTGCTCTGGGGCGACTTCTGCTTCAACCTCATGGAGACGATCGTCCCGAGCATCATTCCTCTGAAACTTCAGAGCCTTGGGTCCGCGAACTGGCTGATCTCCCTGATCATGACGACCCTGCCCGGGGTGTTTAATACGACGATCTGTCCGTGGGTGAGTTTCAAGAGCGACCGCTATCGCAGCCGGTGGGGACGTCGTATTCCCTTCATCCTCTTTACGATGCCGTTCCTGACGGCCTCGCTCTTGCTGATCGGCTTCAGCGATTCGCTGGGCGGCTGGCTGCATCGCGTCTTTTTCTCCGGCTCCGCCATTTCCCAGGGGGCGGTGGTGATCATCCTGCTGGGAGTGTTTGTCGGGATGTTTGACCTCTTCAATATGTTCGTGGGGTCAGTCTACTATTACCTCTACAATGATGTGGTTCCCGAGCATTACCAGAGCCGCTTCATGGGCTGGTCCCGGCTGGTCGGCGTGGCGACATCCACGCTCTACAACTTCTTCATCTACAAATACGCGCTCAGCCACATGCGGGAGATTTATGTCGGGGCGGCCCTCCTGTACTTCTTCGGCTTTGGCCTCATGTGCCTGAAGGTCCGGGAGGGGAGTTATCCCCCGGTGGAGGAGGGCGGTGGAGGTGGCTTCCTTGCGGATGTGCGGGTGTTCTTTCGCGACTGTTTCTCGATCCCTTTCTACTGGCTGATTTTCCTGGGCAATATGTTTGCCGCCATCGGGGCGACCTCGGGCGTCTTTAATGTGTTTTTCCTGCAATCGCTCGGCCTCGATCTCGATCAGATCGGAAAGAGCGCCGCCATCGCGGGGGCGCTGGTTGCTATCTGTCTCGCCTTCGCCGGCTGGCTGGCGGACAAGTGGCATCCGGTGAAGGTCGAGGCTTACGTGACAGCCTTTAGCGTCCTCCCGCTCATGATGGGGCTGCTATGGCTCTTCATCGATCCGCCTCCGGGGCATATCCTGTTTTGGATCATCGTGGGAGGCAGCGTGTTCTCGGCGCTGCTCACGGCGGTGAATGCCGTTGTCGCCATGCCTCGCATCATGCACTTGTTTCCCCGCGAGCAATTTGGAGCCTTTTGCGGCGCCCAGTCCATGGTGAGAGCTGCGGGAACCATGATCGGGGGAGCAGGCGTCGGCATCTTTCTGGATCTCGTCCGGCGGATGGTTCCGGAGAGCGGTATGTACTTTTATCGCTATGCGGTGGTGTGGCAGGTCTTCTTTGCCTTGCTGACCTTTGCCTTTTGTTATGCGGTCTTTCGTCGGTGGAGGCGGTTGGGTGGCGAATCGGGTTACGTGCCTCCCATGCAGGGACAGCAGGCGAGCCTGGCAAGCGCTCCTCCTTCCCGGCCGGAGCGGGCCTCTGGCGGACTCATGGTTCCTGTCATACTGGCCTGGGCGGGGTTGTGCCTGATGCTGGCAGCCTATCTGGTCTATTTCGCCTGGGTAGCAAAGGACCCCCACAGCGCCATGATTTGCGGCGCTTTCCTCGCGGCCTTTATCGTCTCGCTGTGGATCTTCCGCCGATTGATGGCATTCATGGAGCGAGCGTAG
- a CDS encoding LacI family DNA-binding transcriptional regulator, with translation MAEVAKLAGVSASVVSYVLNGRAVEMRIPSATQERVMEACRELDYRRDYLASAMAGKRTKVIGVLFCNSRGDFMSDILSGIYDVLRENDHQVALTIVDDNVNIERADLESLIHRRVDGIVAFPIWETRPGDHWRKAVDSGIPVMFLNIVPNGVNAPSIDIDNFQGGREAARLAVQNGCEEAVMYECTTGTPGLSARDAGFAHEIRQLGVPLRRIPMSSTGEALAECLVSAEKVTGFFVSRASDFVPPLRRLVEEGVEFDSRHVFVTIGSAPEAHFIANPWFMLPHPARQMGRLAAAKLLESIRNENCPIEKIVLPHHWTANAAARELLAGDVPITEERQTRSL, from the coding sequence ATGGCGGAAGTTGCGAAACTGGCGGGGGTTTCCGCGTCGGTGGTTTCGTATGTTTTGAATGGCCGTGCAGTGGAAATGAGAATTCCTTCCGCCACGCAGGAGCGGGTGATGGAGGCCTGTCGTGAACTGGATTATCGGCGCGACTACCTGGCGAGCGCGATGGCGGGCAAGCGTACCAAGGTTATCGGGGTGCTTTTCTGTAATAGCCGCGGGGATTTCATGAGCGACATCCTGAGCGGCATTTACGACGTCCTGCGGGAGAACGACCACCAGGTTGCGCTGACGATCGTGGACGACAATGTGAATATCGAGCGGGCCGATCTGGAGTCGCTCATACATCGGCGCGTGGATGGCATTGTGGCCTTTCCGATCTGGGAGACACGCCCTGGCGACCATTGGCGCAAGGCGGTCGATTCCGGCATCCCGGTGATGTTTCTCAACATCGTGCCTAATGGCGTCAATGCCCCATCGATCGATATCGACAACTTCCAGGGAGGCCGCGAGGCCGCCCGGCTTGCGGTCCAGAATGGCTGTGAGGAGGCGGTGATGTACGAGTGCACGACTGGCACGCCTGGCCTGTCGGCGCGTGACGCCGGATTTGCACACGAGATCCGGCAGCTCGGAGTTCCTTTGCGGCGGATTCCCATGTCTTCCACTGGCGAAGCGTTGGCGGAATGCCTCGTCTCCGCGGAAAAAGTGACGGGATTCTTTGTCTCACGTGCCTCGGATTTTGTTCCTCCCCTTCGCCGTCTGGTGGAGGAGGGTGTCGAGTTTGATTCCCGACACGTCTTTGTCACCATCGGCAGCGCGCCCGAGGCCCATTTCATTGCCAACCCCTGGTTCATGCTTCCGCATCCGGCCCGTCAAATGGGTCGCCTGGCGGCGGCCAAGCTGTTGGAAAGCATTCGCAACGAGAACTGCCCGATCGAGAAGATCGTTCTCCCCCATCATTGGACAGCCAATGCAGCCGCCAGGGAATTGCTGGCCGGCGACGTACCGATTACCGAGGAGCGCCAAACCCGCTCTCTGTAA
- a CDS encoding PEP-CTERM sorting domain-containing protein (PEP-CTERM proteins occur, often in large numbers, in the proteomes of bacteria that also encode an exosortase, a predicted intramembrane cysteine proteinase. The presence of a PEP-CTERM domain at a protein's C-terminus predicts cleavage within the sorting domain, followed by covalent anchoring to some some component of the (usually Gram-negative) cell surface. Many PEP-CTERM proteins exhibit an unusual sequence composition that includes large numbers of potential glycosylation sites. Expression of one such protein has been shown restore the ability of a bacterium to form floc, a type of biofilm.), which translates to MKKARYSTTFLSGCFLAICALSIGRAGASVLIDPMDSIGNWGAGGGPNANPITLDVDTTIKTEGTGSLDLTATFLDVGGAYADLYLSLSTPLDFSMDTFSVAFRTTDPAAYVVWRLGTVEGPVYEATYVPTAANTWGTISFTASDFTSNVANLQNVNLIQFRVIGDAVGSFPTTVSNHFDNLQIVPEPQTYALLLVGGLFFLVARRSRSSVRA; encoded by the coding sequence ATGAAAAAAGCAAGGTACTCCACGACGTTCTTGTCAGGTTGTTTTCTCGCCATATGCGCCCTTTCGATCGGACGCGCTGGCGCTTCCGTGTTGATCGATCCGATGGACTCCATCGGAAACTGGGGTGCCGGTGGCGGCCCTAACGCAAATCCCATCACGCTGGATGTTGATACCACCATCAAGACCGAGGGCACCGGTTCGCTCGACCTGACCGCGACCTTCCTCGACGTGGGCGGCGCCTATGCGGATCTCTATCTGTCGCTGTCCACTCCGCTGGACTTTAGCATGGATACCTTCAGCGTCGCGTTTCGCACGACCGACCCTGCTGCTTACGTCGTCTGGCGTCTCGGCACCGTGGAGGGTCCTGTGTATGAGGCGACGTATGTCCCCACGGCGGCCAACACCTGGGGCACCATCTCGTTTACCGCGAGCGACTTCACCTCCAACGTGGCCAACCTCCAGAATGTGAACCTGATCCAGTTTCGTGTCATCGGCGATGCGGTGGGCAGCTTCCCAACCACGGTTTCCAACCACTTTGACAATCTGCAGATTGTCCCCGAACCCCAAACCTATGCGCTTCTGCTCGTGGGCGGTCTTTTCTTTCTCGTAGCCCGCCGCTCACGCTCAAGCGTGCGCGCCTGA
- a CDS encoding prepilin-type N-terminal cleavage/methylation domain-containing protein, which yields MHFLLPKLLKRISRREAFSLMEVLASVAIIAILAALITPLAGRMRDQANRAKCISNQRQIFVGVSTYATDHNSEVPSARPVAQQGETYQGHIYNDDTYGALLLLYPGYVSDKRVFVCPSDRESNRRRWEADQMSGLYTSYFAYRDLDSNGDRVRRFIATDPNYAGRLPLFGDAARSNFHKTGYNVTFMDGHSEFVPAEMYQKAPYVNFFWE from the coding sequence ATGCACTTTCTTTTGCCCAAATTGCTCAAGCGCATAAGCAGGCGCGAGGCCTTCTCGCTGATGGAGGTCCTGGCCAGTGTGGCGATCATTGCGATCCTCGCAGCCTTGATCACTCCCCTGGCGGGACGGATGAGGGATCAGGCAAACCGGGCAAAGTGCATCTCAAACCAACGGCAGATATTTGTGGGTGTTAGTACCTACGCCACGGATCATAATAGCGAGGTGCCGTCCGCGCGGCCCGTGGCCCAGCAGGGGGAAACTTATCAGGGGCACATTTATAACGACGACACCTACGGCGCGTTGCTCCTGCTTTATCCCGGGTACGTGTCGGACAAGCGGGTGTTTGTCTGCCCCTCTGACAGGGAGAGCAATCGCCGCCGCTGGGAGGCCGACCAGATGTCGGGACTCTATACGAGCTACTTTGCCTATCGCGATCTCGATAGCAATGGCGACCGCGTCAGGCGGTTCATCGCGACCGATCCCAACTACGCCGGGCGCCTCCCTCTCTTTGGGGATGCCGCCAGGAGCAACTTTCACAAGACCGGCTATAACGTCACATTCATGGACGGGCATTCGGAATTCGTGCCCGCCGAGATGTATCAAAAGGCCCCCTATGTGAACTTCTTTTGGGAGTAG
- a CDS encoding sodium:solute symporter family transporter — translation MHWIDWLIITIPLLILLVVGFYSHRFMKSVADFLSGGRLAGRYLLAVAKGEQGVGAVVFVAMFERISKSGFVLTWWEWLSIPVTLIVGISGWVVYRFRETRALTLAQFFEIRYSKRFRIFTGFLGFAAGLANFGVIPVVGARFLTFFLGSQRVNHLDDGTVVAHHNLGEAAIKTGAGNSPRH, via the coding sequence ATGCACTGGATAGACTGGCTCATCATCACCATCCCGCTCTTGATCCTGCTGGTCGTCGGGTTTTACTCGCACCGCTTCATGAAGAGCGTGGCGGATTTTCTCTCCGGCGGTCGCCTCGCGGGACGCTATCTCCTCGCCGTGGCCAAGGGCGAGCAGGGCGTCGGCGCGGTCGTCTTCGTGGCGATGTTTGAGCGTATCTCCAAGTCCGGATTCGTCCTGACGTGGTGGGAATGGCTGAGCATTCCGGTGACGCTCATCGTCGGGATCAGCGGATGGGTTGTCTACCGGTTCCGCGAAACCCGCGCGCTCACGCTGGCACAGTTTTTTGAGATTCGCTACAGCAAGCGCTTCCGCATTTTCACGGGTTTTCTCGGCTTCGCCGCAGGCCTGGCAAATTTCGGTGTCATTCCCGTGGTGGGAGCGCGGTTCCTCACCTTCTTCCTCGGCTCCCAGCGCGTGAACCATCTCGACGACGGTACCGTGGTGGCCCATCACAACCTCGGTGAGGCCGCGATCAAAACGGGCGCAGGCAATTCCCCCCGTCACTAG
- a CDS encoding alpha/beta hydrolase, with protein MSAATVFRDLAYDCPQGTSLLLDIHRPEGEEPCPVILYVHGGGWRSGDKEDTVQVDALIARGFAVATITYRLLPAFPFPAQVCDVKAAIRWLRANGRTYGLATDKIGAWGHSAGAHLVALCAVTNSLPIFDEGENLGYSSRLDAVCCVAGFFDFLTLARHRKHGAEDDLLGHEPGRCQRAAFASPVTYLSASAPPFLLIHGLIDDVVPARQSQDFDASLRETGVPSHLILQESMDHRNWGHPDVSREMPAFFQRTISPASLPATLPS; from the coding sequence GTGTCCGCTGCAACCGTCTTTCGCGATCTGGCCTACGATTGCCCCCAAGGCACCTCGCTGCTCCTGGACATTCACCGCCCGGAGGGAGAGGAGCCATGCCCGGTGATTCTGTATGTGCATGGCGGCGGATGGCGGAGTGGTGACAAGGAGGACACCGTCCAGGTCGATGCGCTGATCGCCCGGGGCTTCGCCGTGGCGACCATCACCTATCGACTGCTCCCCGCCTTCCCATTTCCTGCCCAGGTCTGCGACGTGAAAGCCGCGATCCGCTGGCTCCGCGCAAACGGTCGGACTTACGGACTCGCCACTGACAAGATCGGAGCGTGGGGGCACTCTGCCGGAGCACATCTCGTCGCGTTGTGCGCAGTGACAAACTCCCTCCCCATTTTCGATGAGGGAGAGAATCTCGGATACTCGAGCCGCCTCGACGCGGTTTGCTGCGTGGCGGGATTCTTCGACTTCCTCACCCTGGCCAGACACCGGAAGCATGGCGCAGAGGATGACCTGCTCGGCCACGAACCGGGGCGCTGCCAGCGCGCGGCATTTGCCAGCCCGGTCACGTATCTGTCGGCAAGCGCGCCACCATTTCTCCTGATCCACGGCCTGATCGACGACGTGGTCCCTGCCCGGCAGTCGCAAGACTTTGATGCCTCATTGCGAGAGACCGGAGTCCCCTCCCATCTGATTTTGCAGGAGAGCATGGACCACCGCAATTGGGGTCACCCAGACGTCTCGAGGGAAATGCCCGCTTTTTTTCAACGTACCATCTCGCCCGCTTCCCTCCCAGCCACTCTACCCAGCTAA